A genomic segment from Bifidobacteriaceae bacterium encodes:
- a CDS encoding NADH-quinone oxidoreductase subunit J, translating into MNADLAMSTAEQFLFWIVGPIVVMGASALLFSKRAVLTACSVMVTMVGLAFLYVGLGSPFLGVVQVVVYTGAIMMLFVFVLMLVGVDVSDSFIETIRGQRWLGAVFGLGLLVVLAGAVLRSTFISHAGADSPRALAEAGNVGGVANLLFSDFAFTLEITGCLLIVAAMGAVILTHRVKLTKPVTQADIMTIRTKRGLRLTPPPAPGNYARHNAADVPAIDAEGKVIEDSVPSSLRMRGQVHTLRGLAQDLLEDQTPPVRRPDAAELAPGDRRLPDAVAAEPATSSDAGSDAKPDAKPDAQAGAPPGAGPGGEAEVKP; encoded by the coding sequence ATGAACGCCGACCTGGCGATGAGCACCGCCGAACAATTCCTCTTCTGGATCGTGGGCCCCATCGTGGTGATGGGCGCCTCCGCCCTGTTGTTCTCCAAGCGGGCGGTCCTGACCGCCTGCTCGGTCATGGTCACCATGGTGGGCCTGGCGTTCTTGTATGTGGGGCTGGGTTCGCCGTTCCTGGGCGTGGTCCAGGTGGTGGTTTACACCGGCGCCATCATGATGCTGTTCGTGTTCGTGCTGATGCTGGTGGGCGTGGACGTGTCGGATTCGTTCATCGAGACGATCCGCGGCCAGCGCTGGCTGGGCGCCGTCTTCGGGCTGGGCCTGCTGGTGGTGCTCGCGGGCGCGGTCCTGCGCTCCACCTTCATCTCCCACGCGGGCGCGGACAGCCCGCGCGCCCTCGCCGAAGCCGGCAACGTGGGCGGCGTGGCGAACCTGCTGTTCTCCGATTTCGCGTTCACGTTGGAAATCACCGGCTGCCTGCTGATCGTGGCGGCCATGGGCGCGGTCATCTTGACCCACCGTGTCAAGCTGACCAAGCCGGTCACGCAGGCGGACATCATGACTATCAGGACCAAGCGCGGCCTGCGCCTGACGCCTCCGCCGGCGCCCGGCAACTACGCCCGCCACAACGCGGCGGACGTGCCCGCCATTGACGCGGAGGGGAAGGTCATCGAGGACTCGGTGCCCTCCTCGCTCAGGATGCGCGGCCAGGTGCACACCCTTCGGGGCTTGGCCCAAGACTTGTTGGAGGACCAAACCCCGCCGGTTCGCCGCCCCGACGCGGCGGAGTTGGCGCCGGGGGACCGACGGTTGCCCGATGCCGTGGCCGCCGAACCAGCCACCAGTTCAGACGCCGGTTCGGACGCCAAACCGGATGCCAAACCGGACGCCCAGGCGGGGGCCCCGCCGGGCGCGGGGCCGGGCGGCGAGGCGGAGGTGAAGCCATGA